In the Alphaproteobacteria bacterium genome, TCCGCGCGCTGGAATGCATCGACCTGACCACACTGGCCGGCGACGACACCCCGGGCAAGGTACGCCGGCTGTGCGCCAAGGCGCGCCGCCCGCTGCGCGACGACCTGGTCGCCGCGCTGGGGCTGGACGACGCCCCGCCGCAGGTCGGTGCCGTCTGCGTCTATCCGGCCATGGTACCGCACGCGGTCGACGCGCTCGACGGCAGCGGCATCCCGGTCGCCTCGGTCGCCACCGGCTTCCCGTCCGGGCTGACGCCGATGCCGCAGCGGCTGGCCGAGATCGCCTATGCGGTCAGCGCCGGCGCGGCGGAGATCGACATCGTCATCACCCGCGCCCATGCGTTGACCGGGAACTGGCCGGCGCTCTACGACGAGGTCCGGGCGATGCGCGAGGCCTGCGGGCCGGCGCACATGAAGGCGATCCTCGCCACCGGCGACCTCGCCACGCTGACCAACGTCTATCGCGCCAGCATGGTGGCGATGATGGCCGGCGCGGACTTCATCAAGACCTCGACCGGCAAGGAGGCGGTCAATGCCACCCTGCCGGTCAGCCTGACCATGGTGCGGGCGCTGCGCGACTATCGCGACGCCACCGGCGCCGAGGTCGGCTTCAAGCCGGCCGGCGGCCTGCGCACGGCGAAGGACGCGCTGGCCTGGCTGACCCTGATGAAGGAGGAGATCGGCGGCCCGTGGCTGACGCCGCGGCTGTTCCGCATCGGCGCCAGTTCGCTGCTGACCGACATCGAGCGCCAGCTCGACCACCACGTCAGCGGCCGCTATGCCGCCGCCCACCACCAGCCGATGGGCTGACGCCGCATGAGCGCCCACCACGCCGCAATTGCGAGCAGCGCAGCGACGCGGCAATCCACGGCCACGGCACAAGCGTCGGTGCGTCGGCTTCCGGATCGCCATGCCGCCTTCGGCGGCTCGCGATGACCGGAGGGTTGCGCGTCCGCGGACCTCGAGGGCAATGACATGACCGCGATCAGGGACATCCTCACCACCATGGACTACGGACCCGCGCCGGAGGCGGCCGACGTCGCCGAGGCCTGGCTCGGCCGCAACAAGGGCCGGTTCGGCCACTTCATCGACGGGGCGTTCGTCCATCCGCGCGGCGCGAGGGCCTTCGACGTGGTCAACCCGGCCACCGGCGCCCGTCTGGGCCGCGCGCTCGCCGCCACCGCCAAGGAGGTCGACGCCGCCCAGGCCGCGGCCGCACGCGCGTTCAAGGGCTGGGCGGCGCTGCCCGGCGCCGAGCGGGCGCGCCACCTCTATGCGCTCGCCCGCCACATCCAGAAGCATGCGCGCCTGCTGGCGGTGCTGGAGAGCCTGGACAACGGCAAGCCGATCCGCGAGACCCGCGACCTCGACGTGCCGCTGGCCGCCCGCCATTTCTACCACCATGCCGGCTGGGCGGCGCTGGCCGAGACCGAGTTCGCCGGCTACCGGCCGGTCGGCGTCTGCGGCCAGGTGATTCCATGGAACTTCCCGCTGCTGATGCTGGCCTGGAAGGTGGCGCCGGCGCTGGCCGCCGGCTGCACCGTGGTGCTGAAGCCGGCCGAATACACCCCGCTGACCGCGCTGCTGTTCGCCGAGATCTGCCAGGAGGCCGGGCTGCCCAGGGGCGTGTTCAACCTGGTCAACGGCGCCGGCGACACCGGGGCGCTGGTCGTGGACCACCCCGGCTTCGCCAAGCTGGCCTTCACCGGCTCCACCGAGGTCGGCCGCATCATCCGCCGCGCCGCCGCCGGGACCGGCAAGGCGCTGTCGCTGGAACTGGGCGGCAAGTCGCCGTTCATCCTGTTCGAGGACGCCGATCTCGACGGCGCGGTCGAGGGCGTGGTCGATGCGATCTGGTTCAACCAGGGCGAGGTCTGCTGCGCCGGCTCGCGGCTGCTGGTGCAGGAGGGCGTGGCCGAGCCGATCTACGCCAAGCTGAGGGCGCGGATGGAGACGCTGCGCGTCGGCGACCCGCTCGACAAGGCCATCGACATCGGCGCGGTCGCGGCCACGGCGCAGCTGGAGCGCATCCGCGGCCTGGTCGCGCGCGGCGTCGCCGAGGGCGCGGCCTGCTGGCAGCCGCAGGCGGCGGTGCCGGCCACCGGCTGCTTCTACCCGCCGACGCTGTTCACCGGCGTCGACCCGGCCTCGACGCTGGCGCAGGAGGAGATCTTCGGCCCGGTGCTGGCCGCCACCACCTTCCGCACGCCCGACGAGGCGGTGGCGCTGGCCAACAACACCCGCTACGGGCTGGCCGCCTCGATCTGGTCGCAGACGCTCGACGTCGCCTTCGATGCGGCGCGGCAGGTCAAGGCCGGCGTGGTCTGGATCAATTCGACCAACCAGTTCGACGCCATGGCCGGCTTCGGCGGCTATCGCGAGAGCGGCTTCGGCCGCGAGGGCGGCCGCGAGGGCATGTTCGAGTATCTGAAGCCGGACTGGGAGGCGACGGCGAAGCCCGCTGCCGCGCCGGCCGCCCTGCCAGCGGCGCTGCCGCTGCCCGACGGCGAGGGTGCCGGCTTCGACCGCACCGCCAAGCTTTACATCGGCGGCAAACAGGCGCGGCCGGATTCGGGCTACAGCTATCCGGTGGTCGATGCCAGGGGCGCCGCGATCACCGAGGTCGGGCTCGGCAACCGCAAGGACATCCGCAACGCGGTGGAGGCGGCGCACAAGGCCGGCGCCTGGTCGGCGATGACCGGCCACGGCCGTGCCCAGGTGCTGTATTTCCTGGCCGAGAACCTGGCGGCGCGCGCGGCCGAGTTCGCCGCCCGGCTGGTGCGGATGGGCGAGCCCAAGGCCCGCGCCGACAGGGAGGTGGCGACGTCGGTTGCGCGCATCGCCTACTACGCCGCCTGGGCCGACAAGTTCGACGGCGCGGTGCGGGCGCCGCAGGCGCGCATGCTGGCGCTGGCGCTGAACGAGCCCTGGGGCGTGATGGGCATCTCCTGCCCCGACGAGGCGCCGCTGCTGGCTTTCGTCTCGCTGGCGCTGCCGGCGATCGCCATGGGCAACCGCATCGTCGTCACGCCGTCGCCGACCCGGCCGCTGGCTGCGCTCGACCTCTACCAGGTGCTCGACACCTCCGACGTGCCCGACGGCGTGGTCAACATCGTCACCGGCGAGCGCGACGCGCTGGCCAAGACGATGGCCCAGCACGACGACATCGCCTGCTGCTGGTATGTCGGCTCGGCCGAGGGCGCGGCCACGGTCGAGCGCGAGAGCGCCGGCAACCTGAAGGCGACCTGGGTCAACCACGGCAAGGCGCGCGACTGGACCAGCCCGGTCGCCGGCCAGGGCCGCGACTACCTGCGTCGCGCGGTGCAGGTGAAGACGATCTGGACCCCGTTCGGCGCCTGAGCCGTCACCCGATGCCCTGCGGCCGCGATGTGCGCGACGGTCGCAGGCATCCCTAAACGATTAATTAGGGCAGCTTAAGTGATGATTGGTGCGGCAATGATCCGGCACGCGCACTGATCCGCCGTGCGCGGCCGTTCCGCAGGTAGCGATGGCCGGCCGATGCTCGAAGAACTTTGGAATACTCTGACCGACCCGAGTCTGAGGGTGGCGCCGGCCTATCTGGCCGCCTTCATTTTAATTGCATTTGCGATATACTTGCTGCGCCGCCGGGCGGAGCATCTTCCCGGCTTTCTTGCCTGGCTGTTTCCGCGCCGGGTCTACACCGACCGCTCCAACCTGACCGATGCCGGGCTGTTCCTGGTCGGCCGGCTGATGGCCTTCGTCGGCGTGTTCCGCGCGGTCGGCCTGCGCACGCTGACCACGGTGGCGGTGGTGGCGCTGGCCGGCGCCGCGACCGGCGCATCGATCCGCGAGGCGCCTTGGTCGGCCGGCGACACGGTGCTAGTCACAGCGATCTACCTGCTGTTCGCCGACTTCGCCGTCTACTGGGTGCACCGCTGGCATCACGAGATGCCGCTGCTGTGGCCGTTCCACATGGTGCACCACAGCGCCGAGGTGATGACGCCGCTGACCGTCTATCGCAAGCACCCGGTCTACGACCTGCTGTCGGCGATGATCAGCGACCTGATGGTCGGCCTGGCCATGGGCCTGGTGCTGATCCTGGTCACCAACCACCTCGACATGCTGGCGATGGCGGGCATCCACGCCGGCTATTTCCTGTTCAACATGTTCGGCTCCAACTTCCGCCACACCCACATCTGGATCGGCTACGGGCCGGTGCTGGAGCGCATCCTGATCTCGCCGGCGCAGCACCAGATCCACCACGGCCGCGCGGTGCGCCACCACGACAAGAACTACGGCGAGGTGTTCGCGCTGTGGGACTGGATGTTCGGCACGCTGTACGTGCCGAAGGGGCGCGAGGCGGTCGAGTTCGGACTGGCCGAGCGCGACGGCACGCCGATCCCGCAGCCGCACCCGAACCTGGCCGCCGCCCTGCTGGTGCCGTTCCGCCAGTTCGCAGCGCAGCTCGGTGCCCGCGGCCGGGACGTGAACGGCGCCGCCGCGCACACGGAAGCTGCCGAGCGATGAACCGCGGCCTTTCGCATTATCTCGACGCGCTGCGCGTCGGCGCCGCGCTGGCGGTGCTGGCCTCGCACCTGGCCTATCCGCGCTTCACCGACGGCGTCTATCTGTTCATCCGCGAGCTCAACCTGGGCAGCGACGCGGTGGTACTGTTCTTCGTGCTGTCCGGCCTGGTCATTGCCCATACCGCCGAGGCCAAGGACCGCACCGCCGGCCGCTTCCTGTTCAACCGCGCCACCCGCATCTACTCGGTGGCGATCCCGGCGCTGCTGCTGACCATCGGCTTCGACCGGCTGGGCGCGGCGCTCTATCCGGACGACTATGACGGCTGGTGGTACAACGCCGCGCCGATCGGCGAGACGCTGGCCTATGGGCTGAGCTTCGCCAACGAATGGACCGGACAGGCCTTCCGCATCGGCACCAACGGGCCGTGGTGGTCGCTCAGCTACGAGGTCGCCTATTACCTGATCTTCGCCGCCTGGAGCTATGCCGCCGGCGTGCGGCGGGCGGTGCTGGTCGCGGCGCTATGCCTGATCGTCGGGCCGAAGGTGCTGCTGCTGGCGCCGGCCTGGCTGCTGGGCGTGGCGACCTGGCGGGCGATCGCCGCCGGCCGCCCGGCCGCGCTGTCGCCGATCGCGGCCTGGACCATGGCGCTGCTGCCGGTGGCGATTTACGCCTTCGCGCAGACCATCCACCTGCCCGCCCTGCTGCTGCACCTGACCGGCGCCGCGCTGGGGCTGCACGATGCCCCGCCCTTCGCGCTGCTGAACTTCTCCGACGAGTTCGTCTGGAACGGCCTGCTCGGGCTGCTCGCCGCCGCCCACATCGTCGGCGTGGCGGCGCTGGCTGCACGGCGACCGGCCGCAGACGCGGCGCCCGGTGTCGCGGCGCGCGCCATCCGCTGGGGCTCCGGCGCCAGTTTCTCGCTGTACCTGATCCACTATCCGGTGCTGCAGTTCTTCGGCGCCGCCGTGCCGGCCGACCTGCCGATGGCGCTGCGGCACCTGGCGCTGCTGGCGGCCACCGTCGCGGTCTGCCTGGCCGCCGCGGCGCTGTTCGAGCGGCCGCTGCCGCGCTGGCGCGCGCTGGTCCTCGCCCTTGCCGCGCGGCTGTCGCGCAGCCGGCCCGCACCCGCCGACGAGCCCGCGCATACCTAATTCTTAACCGCTTTCGGGCTAGGGCTGGGGCGACTGCCGGGCAC is a window encoding:
- the deoC gene encoding deoxyribose-phosphate aldolase translates to MALTPALFEGVRINRSAAERRAATLPARRTVKKQWQAAWLVRALECIDLTTLAGDDTPGKVRRLCAKARRPLRDDLVAALGLDDAPPQVGAVCVYPAMVPHAVDALDGSGIPVASVATGFPSGLTPMPQRLAEIAYAVSAGAAEIDIVITRAHALTGNWPALYDEVRAMREACGPAHMKAILATGDLATLTNVYRASMVAMMAGADFIKTSTGKEAVNATLPVSLTMVRALRDYRDATGAEVGFKPAGGLRTAKDALAWLTLMKEEIGGPWLTPRLFRIGASSLLTDIERQLDHHVSGRYAAAHHQPMG
- a CDS encoding aldehyde dehydrogenase family protein, which encodes MTAIRDILTTMDYGPAPEAADVAEAWLGRNKGRFGHFIDGAFVHPRGARAFDVVNPATGARLGRALAATAKEVDAAQAAAARAFKGWAALPGAERARHLYALARHIQKHARLLAVLESLDNGKPIRETRDLDVPLAARHFYHHAGWAALAETEFAGYRPVGVCGQVIPWNFPLLMLAWKVAPALAAGCTVVLKPAEYTPLTALLFAEICQEAGLPRGVFNLVNGAGDTGALVVDHPGFAKLAFTGSTEVGRIIRRAAAGTGKALSLELGGKSPFILFEDADLDGAVEGVVDAIWFNQGEVCCAGSRLLVQEGVAEPIYAKLRARMETLRVGDPLDKAIDIGAVAATAQLERIRGLVARGVAEGAACWQPQAAVPATGCFYPPTLFTGVDPASTLAQEEIFGPVLAATTFRTPDEAVALANNTRYGLAASIWSQTLDVAFDAARQVKAGVVWINSTNQFDAMAGFGGYRESGFGREGGREGMFEYLKPDWEATAKPAAAPAALPAALPLPDGEGAGFDRTAKLYIGGKQARPDSGYSYPVVDARGAAITEVGLGNRKDIRNAVEAAHKAGAWSAMTGHGRAQVLYFLAENLAARAAEFAARLVRMGEPKARADREVATSVARIAYYAAWADKFDGAVRAPQARMLALALNEPWGVMGISCPDEAPLLAFVSLALPAIAMGNRIVVTPSPTRPLAALDLYQVLDTSDVPDGVVNIVTGERDALAKTMAQHDDIACCWYVGSAEGAATVERESAGNLKATWVNHGKARDWTSPVAGQGRDYLRRAVQVKTIWTPFGA
- a CDS encoding sterol desaturase family protein, translating into MLEELWNTLTDPSLRVAPAYLAAFILIAFAIYLLRRRAEHLPGFLAWLFPRRVYTDRSNLTDAGLFLVGRLMAFVGVFRAVGLRTLTTVAVVALAGAATGASIREAPWSAGDTVLVTAIYLLFADFAVYWVHRWHHEMPLLWPFHMVHHSAEVMTPLTVYRKHPVYDLLSAMISDLMVGLAMGLVLILVTNHLDMLAMAGIHAGYFLFNMFGSNFRHTHIWIGYGPVLERILISPAQHQIHHGRAVRHHDKNYGEVFALWDWMFGTLYVPKGREAVEFGLAERDGTPIPQPHPNLAAALLVPFRQFAAQLGARGRDVNGAAAHTEAAER
- a CDS encoding acyltransferase, with the translated sequence MNRGLSHYLDALRVGAALAVLASHLAYPRFTDGVYLFIRELNLGSDAVVLFFVLSGLVIAHTAEAKDRTAGRFLFNRATRIYSVAIPALLLTIGFDRLGAALYPDDYDGWWYNAAPIGETLAYGLSFANEWTGQAFRIGTNGPWWSLSYEVAYYLIFAAWSYAAGVRRAVLVAALCLIVGPKVLLLAPAWLLGVATWRAIAAGRPAALSPIAAWTMALLPVAIYAFAQTIHLPALLLHLTGAALGLHDAPPFALLNFSDEFVWNGLLGLLAAAHIVGVAALAARRPAADAAPGVAARAIRWGSGASFSLYLIHYPVLQFFGAAVPADLPMALRHLALLAATVAVCLAAAALFERPLPRWRALVLALAARLSRSRPAPADEPAHT